Proteins encoded by one window of Sphaerodactylus townsendi isolate TG3544 linkage group LG04, MPM_Stown_v2.3, whole genome shotgun sequence:
- the LOC125431404 gene encoding protein sidekick-1-like, with the protein MVANSRWRNPGDLGGWDLERRDLTAAESTLPAVIFSRRTDLSAGGSPGPPQHVLISKTSSGLTIYWNEGISGNAPTTGYVIETRPSDEGLWDLFAKDIPRSATSYSVSRDRLKQGVSYEFRVVAVNRFGYGEPSAPSAVVSAQLDSPFYEEWWFLIVMILCLLILVLLVVFTLILHSQTKKYKNCNTGKNVSNMEESVNLDNGGFTALELNSRHLNVKNTFSKKNGTR; encoded by the exons atggttgccaactccaggtggagaAATCCTGGCGATCTTGGGGGCTGGGACCTAGAGAGAAGGGACCTCACTGCTGCGGAGTCCACCTTgccagcagtcattttctccaggaggacgGATCTCTCagctggag GGTCGCCTGGTCCCCCTCAACACGTCTTGATTTCAAAAACATCCTCTGGCCTGACTATCTACTGGAACGAGGGAATTTCGGGGAACGCGCCCACCACTGGCTACGTCATAGAAACCAGACCCTCAG ACGAAGGGCTGTGGGACCTGTTTGCGAAGGACATCCCTCGCAGTGCCACCTCCTACTCAGTCAGCCGGGACAGGCTGAAGCAAGGAGTCAGCTACGAATTCCGGGTGGTGGCCGTGAACCGGTTTGGCTACGGAGAACCCAGCGCCCCCTCTGCAGTTGTATCAG CTCAGCTAGACTCCCCTTTCTATGAAGAGTGGTGGTTTCTGATTGTCATGATCCTGTGCCTCCTCATTCTCGTCCTTCTCGTGGTGTTCACGCTCATCTTGCACAGCCagaccaaaaaatacaaaaactgcaACACGG GAAAAAATGTCTCCAACATGGAGGAGTCTGTCAACCTGGATAACGGGGGCTTCACGGCCCTGGAGCTCAATAGCCGGCACCTCAACGTCAAAAACACTTTCTCCAAGAAGAACGGGACGAGGTAA